DNA sequence from the Longimicrobium sp. genome:
TGGCCTTCGGCCGCAGGAACGAGGGGGTGGACTTCAAGGCCATCGACGACAGCCCGGTGCAGTACTTCTTTCTGATCGTGGCGCCGCCGCTGGAGGTTTCCAACCAGTACCTTCCGGTGCTGGGCAAGATCGCCGGCTTCGTGAAGGAGGCCGACGTGCCGGGCCGGCTTTCGGAGGTGCAGACGCCCAGGGAGTTCCTGGCGCTGCTCGAGGAAAAGGCCGCCTGACCAACGACAAGGGACCATGCATCCTCACCTGGAAGTCCTGCTGGAGATTCAGGACCTCAAGACGCAGCGCCGCGAGCTGGAGCAGGCCGGCGCCGATCGCGAGGTCCAGGAATCGGTCTTCGGCCTGAGCGCCGACGAGGCCGTCCGCCAGATCGAGCTGAAGATCGACGAGATGGTGGATTCGCTGCCGCCCCCGGTGCGCAGCCGCTACACGCGGATGAGCGCCAAGCACCCCCGCACGGTGGTGCCGGTGATCCGCGGCACGTGCTACGGCTGCTTCGTGCAGGTGCCGACGGCCCTGGCCTCGGACGCCGACCGCAACGAAGAGATCCGCTCCTGCCAGAGCTGCGGCCGCTTCCTGTACCTGATCGACTGATCGGAGTCCGGATCGGACCGAGCGAACGAAAGCCCCTCTCCAGGCGACTGGAGGGGGGCTTTTGTTCGCGCCGTTACTCAGGGCAAAAGCGGGTGAACCCGCCGTTGGGAAGTGGGGATGCTGGTGTTGAAGTGCTTCGACGTGAGCCGGCGCATGCCGCGGCCGCCCCCCTCTCCCGGCCTCTCCCCCATAAACCCCATGGGGGAGAGGAGAATTCGAGTGCGCTCCGGCTGGCCCCCGCGCGCTCGACTGGCTCCCTTCCCCCGCGCAGTTTGCGGGGGAAGGGCTGGGGATGGGGGGCGGCCGAGGCATGCGCCAGACCCAGCCCCGATTCGACGAAGTTCTTCCGCGACACTCGGAATAACGAACGCCCGCCCCGGCGTGGGCCGGAGCGGGCATCATCCCAAAAAGAAGGCGGGCCGGTCAGCTTCGACGGGCCCGCCTTACGACACCAGCGCCAGGTGGCGCACGGGTTCGTGCTCCGCGGCGGGGCCTTTCGGCTCGTGCTCGTCGTCGGCGTGGCGGATGAGGGCGTCGAGCACCTCGTCACCGTAGAACATGCCAATGTACTTCGCCTGCACGCGGGTCACCCGGCGCACCGCCCACACCAGCTCCACGTAGTTGGGCTCGGAGGGCGTCTGCATCAGGTGCATTCCGCACTCTTCCGGCAGGTGGCTGGCCTTGCGGTTGTTGCAGCCCGAGCAGGCCGTGGCCACGTTGTCCCACGTGTTCAGCCCGCCGCGCGAAAGCGGCAGCACGTGGTCGCGCGTAAGGAACTCGCGCCCGCGAAGCTGCGTCTTCGTGCGCCCGCAGTACATGCAGCGGTAGCCGTCGCGCGCGAACAGGAAGGTGTTGGTCACCTGGCGGCGGAACTTGCGCGGCACGTGCACGAACCGCTTCAGCCGGATGACGAGGGGCGCCGCGACGCGCTCCTTGGCCGAACGGTAGATGCGCCGGTCGTCCGCCTCGAGCACTTCGGCCTTGCGATCGAACACCAGCCTGAGGGCTCGTTCAACCGGCAGAATGGTCAGCGGTTCGTACGATGCGTTCAGTGCCAGACACCCCATGGGCTCGCCCCTCCTTTCGGCGAATTAGACGGTTTCCTGTTCTGCGGTCGGCGATCGGCTGGATGGTGGATGATCAAGGATCGTGCGACGAAAACAAGCAGGCGTCCGGGGCGTGCAGGCCGGGCTCACTCACGAGCCCCCGCACGTCCTTGCCCCGCCCTCCGCACGACATCCCTCCGGAAGTTGGCCGCACGATCCAGTGCGCCCACTCTAATGATTGCCACGGGTGGGGCATTCGTCAAGGCGGAGTACCACATGTTGTGGAAGCCGCCATCGTGCACACGAATCGCATCGGATGAGCCATGTTCCGCACCCATCCTCCGTAACCCGAAGAGCCTCAAATAGTTGCGGGACGCGACGCAAATCCCCGTTACAGCAGCGCGACGGGATCGCGGTCCAATGCGATGCGAAGGTCGGCCTTGTTGGCGGGAATCCGGTACTTCTCGTAGAAATAGCGCCCGACCTGTCCCAGCACCTTGGCATTGGGCGAGCGCAGGATGAAGTGCCAGCGCCAGCGGGTGCGGATGCGGTCGATGGGGCACGGCGCCGGGCCCACTAGCACGACGTCCGCCACCTTGCGCGCGGTGAGCAGCCCCGACATCCAGTCGGCGGCGGCGACGGCGGCTTCCTGCGTGAGCTGTTCGTCTACCCCGCTGACGACGACGTTGATCAGCCGCGAGAACGGCGGATAGGCGGGGTCGCGGCGGGTGTCGAACTCCTTTTCGGCGAAGCCGACGAAGTCGTGCTCCGTGGCGGAAATGATGGCGTAGTGGTTGGGCAGCGCCGTCTGGATGAAGACGTCGCCCCCCTTGGGCCCACGCCCGGCGCGCCCCGCCACCTGCGTCAGCAGCTGGAACGTGCGCTCGGTGGCGCGAAAGTCGGGAAGGTTGATCCCCGTGTCGGCGTTGATCACCCCCACCAGGGTGACGTTGGGAAAGTCGAGCCCCTTGGCGATCATCTGCGTGCCCAACAGGATGTCGACCTCGCCCCGCTCCACCCGCCCCAGGATGTCGTGGTGCGCCCACTTTCCGCCGGTGGTGTCCACGTCCATCCGCGCGATGCGGGCGGAGGGGAAGGCCTCCTCGACGGCGCGCTCCACCTGCTCCGTCCCCACGCCCTTGAAGCTCAGCTCGTCCGACCCGCACGAGGGGCAGTGCTTGGGCGCGGGCTCTTCGTGAAGACAGTAGTGGCAGGTCAGCCGGTGGCGCTTGCGGTGGTACGTCAGCGACACGTTGCAGTGCGGGCAGTG
Encoded proteins:
- a CDS encoding PTS sugar transporter subunit IIA; this translates as MELREFFTEDAINLDLQGSSKDEILKELIGLLGLDEKAQGILFKMLKRRENLGSTGIGKGIAIPHCRSLVVNRLRVAFGRRNEGVDFKAIDDSPVQYFFLIVAPPLEVSNQYLPVLGKIAGFVKEADVPGRLSEVQTPREFLALLEEKAA
- a CDS encoding HNH endonuclease, producing the protein MGCLALNASYEPLTILPVERALRLVFDRKAEVLEADDRRIYRSAKERVAAPLVIRLKRFVHVPRKFRRQVTNTFLFARDGYRCMYCGRTKTQLRGREFLTRDHVLPLSRGGLNTWDNVATACSGCNNRKASHLPEECGMHLMQTPSEPNYVELVWAVRRVTRVQAKYIGMFYGDEVLDALIRHADDEHEPKGPAAEHEPVRHLALVS
- a CDS encoding C4-type zinc ribbon domain-containing protein, with protein sequence MHPHLEVLLEIQDLKTQRRELEQAGADREVQESVFGLSADEAVRQIELKIDEMVDSLPPPVRSRYTRMSAKHPRTVVPVIRGTCYGCFVQVPTALASDADRNEEIRSCQSCGRFLYLID